One part of the Halopenitus persicus genome encodes these proteins:
- the glmM gene encoding phosphoglucosamine mutase translates to MKLFGSSGTRGVAIADLSPEFALRVSKAAGTVWDADRVAVARDTRTTGELLCNAAAAGLAAVGCDVDRLGVVPTPAVGRYCAVREIPCVLVTASHNPPEFNGIKLVGADGVELQVDALERVENHVLGEEFAETDWRGAGETTRIDGVNDAYVESVVDAVDRTAIADADLTVAVDPGHGAGSLTNPEIYRRLGCSVRTVNAQPDGRFPGRLPEPVPAHLGDLRRLVRSSDADLGIAHDGDADRAVFVDETGAYIEGDASLAALAVEALSAGDAAVSAVNVSQRLVDVCEAVGADLELTPIGATNIITRVRELEASGRRVPIAGEGNGGVFFPEYRLSRDGAYIAARFLELLADGRTASEAVAPYAEYVNVRHNVSYDSEAELDRLLGAAEAYVREADAEPNTTDGYRLDYGDAWVLVRPSGTEPKVRVYAEARSADRAEELADGILAALEDAR, encoded by the coding sequence ATGAAGCTGTTCGGCTCGAGCGGGACGCGCGGGGTCGCGATCGCCGACCTGTCGCCGGAGTTCGCCCTGCGGGTGTCGAAAGCGGCGGGCACGGTGTGGGACGCCGATCGGGTGGCCGTCGCGCGGGACACGCGGACGACCGGCGAGCTGCTCTGTAACGCCGCTGCGGCCGGCCTTGCCGCGGTCGGCTGCGACGTCGACCGGCTCGGCGTGGTCCCGACGCCGGCCGTCGGCCGGTACTGCGCGGTTCGGGAGATCCCCTGCGTCCTCGTGACCGCCTCCCACAACCCCCCGGAGTTCAACGGCATCAAGCTGGTCGGCGCCGACGGCGTCGAGCTCCAGGTCGACGCGCTCGAGCGCGTCGAGAACCACGTTCTCGGCGAGGAATTCGCCGAGACCGACTGGCGGGGTGCCGGCGAGACGACCCGGATCGACGGCGTGAACGACGCCTACGTCGAGTCCGTCGTCGACGCCGTCGACCGGACGGCGATCGCCGACGCCGACCTCACCGTCGCCGTCGACCCGGGCCACGGGGCCGGATCGCTGACCAACCCGGAGATATATCGCCGTCTCGGCTGTTCGGTCCGTACCGTGAACGCCCAGCCGGACGGCCGCTTCCCCGGGCGGCTTCCCGAACCGGTTCCAGCCCACCTCGGGGACCTCCGGCGGCTCGTCCGGTCGAGCGACGCCGACCTCGGGATCGCACACGACGGCGACGCGGACCGGGCCGTCTTCGTCGACGAGACCGGCGCGTACATCGAGGGCGACGCCTCGCTGGCGGCGCTGGCGGTCGAGGCCCTCTCTGCGGGTGACGCCGCGGTCTCGGCGGTCAACGTCTCCCAGCGGCTCGTCGACGTGTGCGAGGCCGTCGGCGCCGATCTCGAGCTCACGCCGATCGGCGCGACGAACATCATCACCCGCGTCCGGGAACTGGAGGCGTCCGGGAGGCGGGTCCCCATCGCCGGCGAGGGCAACGGCGGCGTCTTCTTCCCCGAGTATCGACTCTCGCGGGACGGCGCCTACATCGCCGCGCGGTTCCTCGAGCTGCTCGCGGACGGCCGGACCGCCAGCGAGGCGGTCGCTCCCTACGCCGAGTACGTCAACGTCCGGCACAACGTTTCGTACGACTCCGAGGCCGAGCTCGACCGGCTGCTGGGCGCCGCGGAGGCGTACGTCCGCGAGGCCGACGCCGAGCCGAACACCACCGACGGCTATCGGCTCGATTACGGCGACGCCTGGGTGCTCGTCCGCCCCTCGGGGACCGAGCCCAAGGTCCGCGTCTACGCCGAGGCCCGCTCCGCGGATCGCGCCGAGGAGCTCGCGGACGGGATCCTCGCGGCGCTGGAGGACGCGCGGTAA
- the lipA gene encoding lipoyl synthase, whose protein sequence is MESRRRKPDWLKMRPPSGTRFTEIRSTLRDRNLNTVCEEANCPNLGECWSGRDGPGTATFMLMGDRCSRGCNFCDVETGGMDPLDPEEPENVADAVAEIGLEYVVLTSVDRDDLDDGGSAHFAETIRAINDRDPEILVEVLIPDFGGDPDAIDRIIDAEPDVIAHNVETVERLQWPVRDRRAGYDQSLSVLDRVNRTSDVHTKTSLMLGVGEYDHEVYRTLSDLREIDVDIVTFGQYLQPSRSHLGVFEYVHPDVFETWRRVAEDEFEFLYCASGPMVRSSYKAGELFVDALLREGRSVEHARRRARSAGEA, encoded by the coding sequence ATGGAATCGAGGCGGCGGAAGCCGGACTGGCTCAAGATGCGTCCACCGTCCGGAACGCGGTTCACCGAGATCCGGTCGACCCTCCGTGACCGGAACCTCAACACGGTCTGTGAGGAGGCCAACTGTCCGAACCTCGGCGAGTGCTGGTCCGGTCGCGACGGCCCCGGCACGGCGACGTTTATGCTGATGGGCGACCGCTGCTCCCGCGGCTGTAACTTCTGTGACGTCGAAACCGGCGGCATGGACCCACTCGATCCCGAGGAACCCGAGAACGTCGCCGACGCGGTCGCGGAGATCGGTCTGGAGTACGTCGTCTTGACCTCCGTCGACCGCGATGACCTGGATGACGGCGGGTCGGCACACTTCGCCGAGACGATCCGGGCGATCAACGACCGCGATCCCGAGATCCTCGTCGAGGTGCTGATCCCCGACTTCGGAGGCGACCCCGACGCGATCGACCGGATCATCGACGCGGAGCCCGACGTGATCGCCCACAACGTCGAGACGGTCGAACGGCTCCAGTGGCCGGTTCGTGACCGCCGCGCCGGCTACGACCAGTCGCTGTCGGTGCTCGACCGCGTGAACCGAACCTCGGACGTCCACACGAAGACGAGCCTGATGCTCGGCGTCGGGGAATACGACCACGAGGTCTATCGGACCCTCTCGGACCTTCGCGAGATCGACGTCGACATCGTCACCTTCGGCCAGTACCTGCAGCCGTCACGGTCACACCTCGGCGTCTTCGAGTACGTCCACCCCGACGTCTTCGAAACCTGGCGTCGAGTCGCCGAGGACGAGTTCGAGTTCCTGTACTGCGCGTCCGGGCCGATGGTGCGCTCGTCCTACAAGGCCGGCGAGCTGTTCGTCGACGCCCTGCTGCGCGAGGGGCGCTCCGTCGAACACGCACGGCGTCGAGCCCGTTCGGCCGGGGAGGCGTGA
- the htpX gene encoding zinc metalloprotease HtpX, whose translation MEWSTDWGLRGRMAFTMFLLFALYLVFIAFLLETGMISMGGAIVFMGAFSFIQYYYSDKLALRSMGARTVEPDEAPELHRTIERLSQQADLPKPTVAIADTQVPNAFATGRNQRNATVCVTTGLLNTLNQDELDGVIAHELAHVKNRDVMVMTIASFLSTIAFFVVRWGWLFAGDDRNAPPVWVAIAVSLVIWMISFLLIRALSRYREFAADRGAASITGNPSALASALQRIDGRMDRVPSEDLRQEAEMNAFFIIPIRSGIIGKLASTHPSTERRIERLRDLERELETA comes from the coding sequence ATGGAGTGGAGCACTGACTGGGGACTCAGGGGCAGAATGGCGTTCACGATGTTCCTGCTGTTCGCCCTCTATCTCGTCTTCATCGCGTTCCTCCTGGAGACGGGGATGATCAGTATGGGCGGGGCGATCGTCTTCATGGGCGCGTTCTCGTTCATCCAGTACTACTACAGCGACAAACTCGCCCTTCGGAGTATGGGCGCCCGAACGGTGGAACCGGACGAAGCCCCGGAACTCCACCGGACGATCGAGCGATTGAGCCAGCAGGCCGACCTTCCCAAGCCGACCGTCGCGATCGCCGACACCCAGGTGCCGAACGCGTTCGCGACCGGCCGGAACCAGCGGAACGCGACCGTCTGTGTCACCACCGGGCTGTTGAACACGCTGAACCAGGACGAGCTCGACGGCGTGATCGCCCACGAGCTTGCCCACGTTAAGAATCGGGACGTGATGGTGATGACCATCGCGTCGTTCCTCTCGACGATCGCCTTCTTCGTTGTCAGGTGGGGCTGGCTCTTCGCCGGCGACGACCGGAACGCGCCCCCCGTCTGGGTCGCGATCGCGGTCTCGCTCGTGATCTGGATGATCTCGTTTCTTCTCATCCGCGCGCTCTCGCGGTACCGGGAGTTCGCCGCGGACCGGGGCGCGGCCAGCATCACCGGCAATCCGAGCGCGCTCGCGTCGGCGCTTCAGCGCATCGACGGCCGGATGGACCGCGTGCCGTCCGAGGACCTGCGCCAGGAGGCGGAGATGAACGCCTTCTTCATCATCCCGATCCGGTCGGGGATCATCGGCAAGCTCGCCAGCACGCACCCGTCCACGGAGCGGCGGATCGAGCGGCTTCGCGATCTCGAGCGCGAACTGGAAACCGCGTGA
- the pspAB gene encoding PspA-associated protein PspAB, which produces MGLFETIRSVFGTNAESDATRAADPEDLFGMSTAYMTMEADLGYDHAGEAALCFSGVDSTAFADAVDEVEAILDAGEAETGTGFHQHTDDHGYRWFVLEDDDPEDLVTSVHFAADTFVESGFGSRLLAAVFGFETDDRRAYWIYSFRRGAYYPFVPTGSSDRDERVEFKLQSVLESELDVEDDESYWYPLWPDASGDHPWE; this is translated from the coding sequence ATGGGACTCTTCGAGACGATCCGGTCCGTGTTCGGCACGAACGCGGAGTCGGACGCCACGCGTGCAGCCGACCCCGAGGACCTGTTCGGGATGTCGACGGCCTATATGACGATGGAGGCCGACCTCGGATACGACCACGCCGGGGAGGCGGCGCTGTGCTTCTCCGGCGTCGACTCGACGGCGTTCGCCGACGCGGTCGACGAGGTCGAAGCCATCCTCGACGCCGGCGAAGCGGAAACGGGTACCGGATTCCACCAGCATACGGACGACCACGGCTACCGGTGGTTCGTCCTCGAGGACGACGATCCCGAGGACCTCGTGACGAGCGTCCACTTCGCGGCCGACACGTTCGTCGAGTCCGGGTTCGGGTCGCGGCTGCTTGCTGCCGTCTTCGGATTCGAGACGGACGACCGGCGAGCCTACTGGATCTATTCCTTCCGCCGAGGGGCGTATTACCCGTTCGTCCCGACCGGATCCAGCGACCGCGACGAACGCGTCGAGTTCAAGCTCCAGTCGGTTCTCGAGTCCGAACTCGACGTCGAGGACGACGAGTCCTACTGGTATCCGCTGTGGCCGGACGCGTCCGGCGATCATCCCTGGGAGTGA
- a CDS encoding IMPACT family protein → MTDPYLTVAERARIAFEVRGSEFIGHVGPASSVEAAETFIDAIGTEYADATHNVPAYRVPATSPEERSTDGNVMIREYANDDGEPSESAGKPALNVLQGREIRNVVVVVTRYYGGTNLGVGGLVRAYGRAAREAIDAAGVREEVPHRRRTVTTTYDDSGTVRGILESADVSFEADYDVDVSFEVRVPVTDASELEDRLRSATSGRVSIDD, encoded by the coding sequence GTGACCGACCCGTACCTGACGGTCGCCGAACGGGCACGGATCGCCTTCGAGGTTCGGGGATCGGAGTTCATCGGCCACGTCGGACCGGCGTCGTCGGTCGAGGCGGCGGAAACGTTCATCGACGCGATCGGGACGGAATACGCCGATGCAACGCATAACGTTCCGGCCTACCGCGTGCCCGCGACGTCGCCCGAGGAACGATCGACTGACGGGAACGTGATGATCCGGGAGTACGCCAACGACGACGGAGAGCCCTCCGAATCCGCGGGAAAGCCGGCGCTAAACGTCCTCCAGGGACGTGAGATCCGCAACGTGGTCGTCGTCGTCACGCGGTACTACGGCGGGACGAACCTCGGCGTGGGCGGCCTCGTACGGGCCTACGGACGCGCGGCGAGGGAGGCCATCGACGCGGCCGGCGTCCGCGAGGAGGTTCCACACCGTCGGCGAACGGTGACGACCACCTACGACGACTCAGGGACCGTCCGGGGGATCCTGGAGTCGGCGGACGTGAGCTTCGAGGCCGACTACGATGTCGACGTGAGCTTCGAGGTTCGGGTTCCGGTCACGGACGCTTCGGAACTCGAGGACCGGCTCCGAAGCGCGACCAGCGGGCGCGTCTCGATCGACGACTGA
- a CDS encoding DUF7569 family protein: MTDAEPDEPCSACGDPTPDALARTIRLSVDRANIDTQRLCPDCFAEWIDRYQREMEPDSGGISENGSDIIVD; the protein is encoded by the coding sequence ATGACCGACGCGGAGCCAGACGAGCCCTGTAGCGCCTGCGGGGACCCGACGCCGGACGCGCTCGCCCGAACGATTCGGCTGAGCGTCGACCGCGCGAACATCGACACCCAGCGGCTCTGTCCCGACTGCTTCGCCGAGTGGATCGACCGCTACCAGCGGGAGATGGAGCCGGATTCCGGCGGGATCTCCGAGAACGGCTCCGACATCATCGTCGACTGA
- the upp gene encoding uracil phosphoribosyltransferase yields the protein MTIEDRDDAYLITHALAKDTLSRLRDVETEQVAFRKGLVKLGRICGYEIIDGAMDTEYVPVTTPLAETTGERVKGLDDVVIINVLRAATPFVEGLLKAFPRAKQGVISAGRDEDAGMNDDGEFPITIDYVKLPEITDDDTVIVADPMLATGSTMCAVLDHVLSEADGYENLFVLSAVSAPDGLVRVGDAAPEADLLTVSIDDHLDDDGFIVPGLGDAGDRAFRTT from the coding sequence ATGACGATCGAAGACCGCGACGACGCCTACCTCATCACGCACGCGCTGGCGAAGGACACCCTCTCGCGGCTCCGGGACGTCGAGACCGAGCAGGTCGCCTTTCGAAAGGGGCTCGTCAAGCTCGGCCGGATCTGCGGCTACGAGATCATCGACGGCGCGATGGACACCGAGTACGTCCCCGTCACGACCCCCCTTGCGGAAACCACTGGCGAGCGCGTGAAGGGGCTCGACGACGTCGTGATCATCAACGTGTTGCGCGCCGCGACCCCGTTCGTCGAAGGGTTGCTCAAGGCGTTCCCCCGAGCCAAACAGGGAGTCATCTCCGCGGGACGCGACGAGGACGCCGGAATGAACGACGACGGCGAGTTCCCGATCACGATCGACTACGTGAAGCTTCCCGAGATAACCGACGACGACACGGTCATCGTTGCCGACCCGATGCTCGCCACCGGCTCGACGATGTGTGCCGTCCTCGATCACGTGCTCTCGGAGGCCGACGGCTACGAGAACCTGTTCGTTCTCTCGGCCGTCTCGGCGCCCGACGGTCTCGTTCGGGTCGGGGACGCCGCTCCCGAGGCCGACCTGCTCACGGTCTCGATCGACGACCATCTCGACGACGACGGTTTCATCGTTCCTGGCCTCGGCGACGCCGGCGATCGGGCGTTCCGCACGACGTGA
- a CDS encoding ATP-dependent DNA helicase produces MSDPAYLRFFPYEEPYPNQREAMDRVANALSRGQDVLFEGAPGTGKTLSALVPALEHAREHDRTVVITTNVHQQMRQFVEDARAITRTEPIRAVVFKGKSSMCHIDVDYQECQTLRDTTRSLVETESDKGELERRQRELLAESRDGDASAAQAREAVMEELDELEDELAEIDAANVCDHYYNNLTRDTDAFFEWLFEDVRTPEDVYEYAEQRELCGYELLKEGMEGVDLVVCNYHHLLDPTIREQFFRWIDRDPSDIITVFDEAHNVEDAAREHATRTLTENTLESALEEIDGTDDSRAEAAENVVSAFHEALVETYDAGLGFGARESVGDRWEDVSIANEDRRDDLTLAFLDRYEGRGIDVETDLAVQLGRSLDEEYERQYREGETTSRKESGTLQAARFISTWMDEGVEFGQYPVVAVRRNEATDEVYGRAELYTCIPQAVTSELFEEVAASVLMSATLRPFDVTADVLGLEDVASLAYELAYPESNRITYAVDTPPLFASDRSDPDVQETVGELLRDAIRFTPGNTLVFFPSYAEAERYHERLRSGIDGGPAAHIDGREAREGRSGSTGTGASATGAGANPTGTGASATGAESLGTLLLDGSSAETEDLRRRLVESDDCALFTSLWGTLAEGVSFDDDAARTVIVVGVPYPHLSDRMEAVQAAYDRAFADGSGTRDPGWTYAVEVPTIRKTRQALGRVIRGPDDFGVRILADRRYTDADMGKYSVRDRFPPEERSELIDIAPEKVKFGALNFFTDHDAYDGDPPSP; encoded by the coding sequence GTGTCAGACCCGGCGTACCTGCGGTTCTTCCCGTACGAGGAGCCCTATCCGAACCAGCGCGAGGCGATGGACAGGGTCGCCAACGCGCTCTCGCGCGGCCAGGACGTCCTCTTCGAGGGCGCGCCGGGAACCGGAAAGACCCTTTCGGCGCTCGTTCCGGCGCTGGAGCACGCACGCGAACACGACCGGACGGTCGTCATCACCACGAACGTCCACCAGCAGATGCGCCAGTTCGTCGAGGACGCGCGGGCGATCACGCGAACGGAGCCGATCCGCGCGGTGGTTTTTAAGGGGAAGTCGTCGATGTGTCACATCGACGTCGACTACCAGGAGTGCCAGACCCTGCGGGACACGACGCGGTCGCTGGTCGAGACCGAGTCCGACAAGGGCGAACTCGAACGCCGCCAGCGTGAGCTCCTCGCGGAGAGCCGTGACGGCGACGCGTCGGCCGCGCAGGCCCGGGAAGCCGTGATGGAGGAGCTCGACGAGCTGGAGGACGAGCTGGCGGAGATCGACGCCGCGAACGTCTGTGACCACTACTACAACAACCTCACCCGGGACACGGACGCGTTCTTCGAGTGGCTCTTCGAGGACGTCCGGACGCCCGAGGACGTCTACGAGTACGCGGAGCAGCGCGAGCTGTGCGGCTACGAGCTGCTGAAGGAGGGAATGGAGGGGGTCGACCTCGTCGTCTGCAACTACCACCACCTGCTCGACCCGACGATCCGCGAGCAGTTCTTCCGCTGGATCGATCGCGACCCCTCGGACATCATCACCGTGTTCGACGAGGCGCACAACGTCGAGGACGCCGCGCGCGAGCACGCGACGCGAACGCTCACGGAGAACACCCTCGAATCGGCGCTCGAGGAGATCGACGGGACCGACGACTCGAGAGCCGAGGCCGCGGAGAACGTCGTTTCGGCGTTCCACGAGGCGCTCGTCGAGACGTACGATGCGGGGCTCGGGTTCGGCGCCCGGGAGTCGGTCGGCGACCGGTGGGAGGACGTCTCGATAGCCAACGAGGACCGACGCGACGACCTCACGCTCGCGTTCCTCGACCGATACGAGGGCCGGGGGATCGACGTCGAGACTGATCTCGCGGTTCAGCTCGGACGATCGCTCGACGAGGAGTACGAACGCCAGTATCGGGAGGGCGAAACCACGAGCCGGAAGGAGTCGGGGACTCTGCAGGCTGCACGGTTCATCTCGACGTGGATGGACGAGGGCGTGGAGTTCGGCCAGTATCCGGTCGTTGCAGTGCGGCGCAACGAGGCCACGGACGAGGTCTACGGCCGGGCGGAGCTGTACACCTGTATCCCGCAAGCGGTCACGAGCGAGCTGTTCGAGGAGGTCGCCGCGTCGGTCCTGATGAGCGCGACGCTGCGCCCGTTCGACGTGACCGCCGACGTGCTCGGGCTCGAGGACGTCGCGAGCCTCGCCTACGAGCTCGCGTACCCGGAGTCAAACCGGATCACCTACGCCGTCGACACGCCGCCGCTGTTCGCCTCCGACCGCTCGGACCCGGACGTTCAGGAGACCGTAGGGGAACTCCTTCGGGATGCCATCCGGTTCACGCCCGGGAACACGCTGGTCTTCTTCCCGTCGTATGCGGAGGCCGAACGGTACCACGAGCGGCTCCGAAGCGGGATCGACGGCGGTCCGGCGGCCCACATCGACGGGCGTGAAGCGAGAGAGGGACGATCGGGATCGACCGGAACGGGAGCGAGCGCGACCGGAGCGGGAGCGAACCCGACGGGAACGGGAGCGAGCGCGACCGGAGCGGAGTCGCTCGGGACGCTCCTCCTCGATGGATCGAGCGCGGAGACCGAGGACCTGCGCCGGCGGTTGGTCGAGAGCGACGACTGCGCGCTGTTCACCTCGCTGTGGGGGACGCTCGCCGAGGGCGTGAGCTTCGACGACGACGCGGCACGGACCGTGATCGTCGTCGGCGTTCCGTATCCGCACCTCTCGGACCGGATGGAGGCGGTCCAGGCCGCCTACGACCGCGCGTTCGCGGACGGGTCCGGAACCCGCGATCCGGGATGGACCTACGCCGTCGAGGTGCCCACGATCAGGAAGACGCGACAGGCACTCGGTCGCGTCATCCGGGGACCCGACGACTTCGGAGTTCGGATCCTCGCCGACCGACGCTACACCGATGCGGACATGGGGAAGTACTCGGTCAGGGATCGGTTCCCGCCCGAGGAGCGCTCGGAGCTCATCGACATCGCGCCGGAGAAGGTGAAGTTCGGGGCGTTGAACTTCTTCACCGACCACGACGCCTACGACGGGGATCCGCCGAGCCCGTAG